Proteins encoded within one genomic window of Gammaproteobacteria bacterium:
- the rnc gene encoding ribonuclease III — translation MPALEDLLKPGFLDQPLFRRAVTHRSAGSGHNERLEFLGDAVLQLVITETLYERFPEADEGALSKLRAHLVRRETLSAIARRWRLGDNLVLGPGEVKSGGGARESILADAFEAVVGALYLCEGLRAARGFIAAVFGERLSSPAPAGRLQDAKSQLQEYAQSRGAQLPVYQVIAQDTRGGDRFFRVACTLPGLGVEARGEGASKRKAEQNAAESALRWIADDRHGEADHRCGDADDRDGD, via the coding sequence ATGCCGGCGCTCGAAGATCTGCTGAAACCGGGTTTTCTCGACCAGCCGCTGTTCCGGCGGGCCGTCACGCACCGCAGCGCCGGCAGCGGCCACAACGAACGCCTTGAATTTCTCGGCGACGCGGTGCTGCAACTGGTCATCACCGAGACGCTCTACGAACGCTTCCCCGAAGCCGACGAGGGCGCCCTCAGCAAACTGCGCGCGCACCTCGTGCGCCGCGAGACGCTGTCGGCCATCGCGCGCCGGTGGCGCCTTGGCGACAATCTGGTGCTGGGGCCGGGCGAGGTCAAGAGCGGCGGCGGCGCGCGCGAGTCCATTCTTGCCGATGCGTTCGAGGCCGTCGTCGGCGCGCTGTATCTGTGCGAGGGCCTGCGCGCCGCGCGCGGTTTCATCGCCGCCGTCTTCGGCGAGCGGCTGTCGTCGCCGGCGCCCGCCGGGCGCTTGCAGGACGCCAAAAGCCAGCTGCAGGAATACGCGCAATCGCGCGGCGCGCAACTGCCGGTGTATCAGGTCATCGCGCAAGACACGCGCGGCGGCGACCGCTTCTTCCGCGTCGCGTGCACGCTGCCGGGCCTCGGCGTCGAGGCGCGCGGCGAGGGCGCGTCCAAGCGCAAGGCCGAACAAAACGCCGCCGAATCCGCGCTGCGGTGGATTGCCGATGACCGCCATGGCGAGGCCGATCATCGCTGCGGCGATGCCGATGACCGCGACGGCGATTGA
- the era gene encoding GTPase Era, translated as MTAMARPIIAAAMPMTATAIDCAPTRCGAVALVGKPNAGKSTLFNRLVGRRLSPVTHKPQTTRRNVRGILTGDDFQIIFIDTPGLYRGGHGVMDRVLNRNARNALSEVDLVALVTPALRWSRGDEAVLGLARESGRAVVLVLSKVDLVKEKGRLLPVMKEFSEQRGCARIVPVSALTGEGVARLTAELAESLPEAGFLFPRDCDSDRGPGFTACELIRGKVMEVLHQELPYNTHVALRSFEDGPSLLRIAAVLMVGKPGQRGIVIGAGGARLKQIGTLARLELERVFDKRVFLKLSVEVRPHWQRDPAILREYLG; from the coding sequence ATGACCGCCATGGCGAGGCCGATCATCGCTGCGGCGATGCCGATGACCGCGACGGCGATTGATTGCGCGCCGACGCGCTGCGGCGCCGTCGCCCTCGTCGGCAAGCCCAACGCCGGCAAGTCCACGCTGTTCAACCGCCTGGTCGGGCGGCGCCTGTCGCCGGTTACGCACAAACCGCAGACGACGCGGCGCAATGTGCGCGGCATCCTGACCGGCGACGACTTTCAGATCATCTTCATTGACACGCCGGGGCTGTACCGCGGCGGCCACGGCGTGATGGACCGCGTGCTGAACAGAAACGCGCGCAACGCGCTGTCGGAAGTGGACCTGGTGGCGCTGGTCACGCCGGCGCTGCGGTGGAGCCGCGGCGACGAGGCGGTGCTCGGGCTGGCGCGCGAATCGGGCCGCGCCGTGGTGCTGGTGCTCAGCAAGGTGGACCTGGTGAAGGAAAAGGGGCGGCTGCTGCCGGTGATGAAGGAATTCTCCGAACAACGCGGCTGCGCCCGGATTGTGCCGGTGTCGGCGCTGACCGGCGAGGGCGTCGCGCGCCTGACGGCGGAACTGGCCGAATCGCTGCCCGAGGCCGGCTTCCTGTTCCCGCGCGACTGCGACAGCGACCGCGGCCCGGGCTTCACCGCCTGCGAGTTGATACGCGGCAAGGTCATGGAAGTGCTGCACCAGGAACTGCCGTACAACACGCATGTCGCGCTCCGCTCGTTTGAGGACGGGCCGTCGCTGCTGCGCATCGCCGCGGTGCTGATGGTCGGCAAGCCCGGCCAGCGCGGCATCGTCATCGGCGCCGGCGGCGCGCGGCTGAAACAGATCGGAACGCTGGCGCGGCTGGAACTGGAGCGCGTCTTTGACAAGCGCGTGTTTCTGAAACTGTCGGTCGAGGTCAGGCCGCACTGGCAGCGCGACCCGGCCATCCTGCGCGAATACCTCGGATAG
- a CDS encoding pyridoxine 5'-phosphate synthase, which produces MKEFTTTLGVNIDHVATLRQARRTPYPDFGGAIEAVERAGADGVTMHLREDRRHVQDADVHAAREKITTHLNLEMAPTREMLAIALDVRPDYCCLVPEKREELTTEGGLDVAAHAGRIGEVCAALAEAGILVSLFIEPAPEVIDRAAALGAPIVELHTGEYALAGGDERRRQLRRIEQAAAHAARAGLQPNAGHGLHRGNVRAVAAIAAVAELNIGHSIVADAVFVGLEEAVRRMRAAMRGE; this is translated from the coding sequence ATGAAAGAGTTCACGACGACCCTCGGCGTCAACATTGACCATGTGGCGACGCTGCGCCAGGCGCGGCGCACGCCGTACCCCGATTTTGGCGGCGCCATCGAGGCCGTCGAACGCGCCGGCGCCGACGGTGTGACGATGCACCTGCGCGAAGACCGCCGCCATGTTCAGGACGCCGATGTCCATGCCGCGCGCGAAAAGATCACGACCCACCTGAACCTGGAGATGGCGCCGACGCGCGAGATGCTCGCCATCGCGCTCGATGTCCGGCCCGACTACTGCTGCCTGGTGCCGGAGAAGCGCGAGGAACTGACGACCGAGGGCGGGCTGGATGTGGCCGCGCACGCCGGCAGAATCGGCGAAGTCTGCGCGGCGTTGGCCGAGGCCGGCATTCTTGTGTCGCTGTTCATCGAGCCTGCGCCCGAAGTCATTGACCGCGCCGCCGCGCTCGGCGCGCCCATCGTCGAGTTGCACACCGGCGAATATGCGCTGGCCGGCGGCGACGAGCGGCGGCGGCAGTTGCGCCGCATCGAGCAGGCCGCCGCCCACGCCGCGCGCGCCGGATTGCAGCCCAACGCCGGCCACGGCCTGCACCGCGGCAATGTGCGCGCGGTCGCCGCCATCGCCGCCGTCGCCGAACTGAACATCGGCCACTCGATTGTCGCCGACGCCGTCTTTGTCGGCCTGGAGGAGGCGGTGCGCCGG
- the lepB gene encoding signal peptidase I, with amino-acid sequence MDFDLEFFLVLGTLVTGLVALAARLSARRTQDEDKAAEKPARFGWAVDGARSFFPILLIVLLLRSFVVEPFRIPSGSMLPTLEIGDFILVNKYTYGLKLPVLHDTIVPVGAPRTGDVAVFRYPRDASQDYIKRIVGVPGDHIIYRDKQLQINGEVIGQAEREDLGVFSEMLPIEMQRRSESLPGAGHDILLAPSVSQPMGQWRVPPGHYFVMGDNRDNSNDSRAWGFVPEANLVGRAFLIWMHWDYGAGRFDLSRIGTVIR; translated from the coding sequence ATGGATTTTGACCTTGAATTTTTTCTGGTGCTCGGGACGCTGGTCACCGGGCTGGTCGCGCTCGCCGCGCGCCTGTCCGCCAGGCGCACGCAGGACGAAGACAAGGCGGCGGAAAAGCCGGCCCGCTTCGGCTGGGCCGTGGACGGCGCGCGGTCTTTCTTTCCGATTCTGCTGATTGTCCTTCTGCTGCGAAGTTTCGTCGTCGAGCCGTTCCGGATTCCGTCCGGCTCGATGCTGCCGACGCTGGAAATCGGCGACTTCATACTCGTCAACAAATACACCTACGGCCTGAAACTGCCGGTTTTGCACGACACCATCGTTCCCGTCGGCGCGCCGCGCACCGGTGATGTCGCCGTGTTCCGCTACCCGCGCGACGCCAGCCAGGACTACATCAAGCGCATCGTCGGCGTGCCCGGCGACCACATCATCTACCGCGACAAGCAACTCCAGATTAACGGCGAGGTCATCGGGCAGGCCGAACGGGAGGACCTCGGCGTGTTTTCGGAGATGCTGCCGATTGAGATGCAGCGCAGGAGCGAATCGCTGCCGGGCGCCGGCCACGACATTCTGCTGGCGCCGTCGGTCAGCCAGCCGATGGGGCAGTGGCGCGTGCCGCCCGGCCACTATTTCGTCATGGGCGACAACCGCGACAACAGCAACGACAGCCGCGCCTGGGGATTTGTTCCGGAGGCCAACCTCGTCGGCAGGGCGTTCCTGATCTGGATGCACTGGGACTACGGCGCGGGCCGTTTTGATCTCTCGCGCATCGGCACGGTCATCCGCTAA
- the recO gene encoding DNA repair protein RecO, producing the protein MLVFEAEPAFVIHKRPYRDNSSLVQFLTPSHGRITVVARLSSKLIGKTLQPFIPARLTCSGRGSLLNLRHFEPEGAGLLADTRRRMVGMYVNELVARLTPSASPSRRLFELYRECLQALAAAADASADETERALRHFELRLLDLTGNGLQLEHEHDTLKPVAADEDYHYRPGDGPERARAAAGRAVYRGETLIALRGEPRQWRREILPESKRLLRAVIDHHLHGNLQARRIFDYLKHLA; encoded by the coding sequence ATGCTCGTCTTTGAGGCCGAACCGGCGTTCGTCATCCACAAGCGCCCGTACCGCGACAACAGCAGTCTGGTGCAATTCCTGACGCCGTCGCACGGGCGCATCACCGTCGTCGCGCGGCTGTCGTCGAAACTGATCGGCAAGACGCTGCAACCCTTCATCCCGGCGCGCCTGACTTGCAGCGGGCGCGGCAGTCTGCTGAACCTGCGCCACTTTGAACCCGAGGGCGCCGGCCTGCTGGCCGACACCCGCCGCCGCATGGTCGGCATGTATGTCAACGAACTGGTCGCGCGGCTGACGCCGTCGGCCAGCCCGTCGCGGCGGCTGTTTGAACTCTACCGCGAGTGTCTGCAAGCGCTCGCCGCCGCCGCCGACGCATCGGCGGACGAGACCGAGCGCGCGCTGCGCCATTTTGAGTTGCGCCTGCTCGACCTGACCGGCAACGGCCTGCAACTGGAGCACGAACACGACACGCTGAAGCCCGTCGCCGCCGACGAGGACTACCATTACCGCCCCGGCGACGGCCCGGAACGCGCGCGCGCCGCCGCCGGGCGCGCGGTGTACCGCGGCGAAACGCTGATTGCGCTGCGCGGCGAGCCGCGCCAGTGGCGCCGCGAAATCCTGCCCGAAAGCAAACGCCTGCTGCGCGCGGTGATTGACCACCACCTGCACGGCAACCTCCAGGCGCGGCGGATATTCGATTACCTGAAGCACCTGGCGTGA